In the genome of Magnolia sinica isolate HGM2019 chromosome 2, MsV1, whole genome shotgun sequence, one region contains:
- the LOC131238009 gene encoding secreted RxLR effector protein 161-like yields the protein MLECKPIATPMEANAKLCSEKGKDLEDATMYRQIVGSLIYLTLSRPDIAYGVGVVSRFMQTPKKPYLEAVRRILRYVKGTIDLGLLYKKGGACKIVGYCDADYGGDHNTRQSTTAYIFNLGSEAISWCSKRQPTVSLSTTEAEYRTMAMAAQESTWLMQLMRDLHQPDDYPMILRCDNQSAICVAENPVFHARTKHVEVHYHFVRENILQGEIEMSHMKTDDQVADIFMKGLSNAKFTEFRKQLGMINKAEL from the coding sequence ATGCTCGAATGCAAGCCAATTGCCACACCTATGGAGGCTAACGCCAAACTATGTTCGGAAAAAGGAAAAGACTTGGAAGATGCAACTATGTACCGACAAATAGTTGGTAGTCTAATCTACCTTACATTATCGCGACCAGATATAGCTTACGGAGTTGGTGTGGTTAGTCGGTTCATGCAAACACCAAAAAAGCCGTATCTCGAAGCAGTACGTCGAATACTGAGGTATGTGAAGGGTACGATAGACCTTGGTTTATTGTACAAGAAAGGTGGAGCATGCAAGATAGTTGGGTACTGCGATGCTGACTATGGTGGTGATCATAACACACGACAATCAACTACTGCATACATATTCAACCTTGGCTCAGAAGCAATCTCTTGGTGTAGCAAGAGACAACCTACAGTATCTTTATCAACCACGGAGGCTGAATACAGAACAATGGCAATGGCAGCACAAGAAAGCACATGGCTTATGCAGTTAATGAGGGATCTTCATCAACCAGATGATTATCCAATGATATTGCGCTGCGACAATCAAtcagcaatctgtgtggctgagAATCCGGTGTTTCATGCTAGGACCAAGCATGTGGAGGTACACTATCACTTTGTGAGAGAGAATATACTTCAAGGAGAAATCGAGATGAGTCATATGAAGACCGACGACCAAGTTGCAGACATATTCATGAAAGGACTTAGCAATGCTAAGTTCACCGAATTCAGAAAGCAACTTGGCATGATAAATAAAGCAGAATTATGA
- the LOC131238008 gene encoding uncharacterized protein LOC131238008 produces MPGLCYSLLFFKTDCKSLLSFPHFLHFLRLSTASIEKPPPNTNFIVDYLINSLGFSAEKAILVSKRLAHIKSPKKPDSVVNLFRNCGFSDTHIKSLVSLLPTLLSAHVEKTLLPKIRILQEIGLTGPTLAEVLVVNPTLLTVSAENTLLPSLNFLRTLIGNDGDVATVLKRSRWLFNAGDVQKQMQPNISTLQKYGVADERIKKLVVQSPRYLLRKPIWLEHIADRVELEFGIPRGSGMFAYGVDVLCSLSKTTLEKKFQIFASFGWLESDTKTAFRNLPYFLALSEGKIRRGLNFWMKELKYEPSFIARCPKLLMFNLETRIVPRHLVFEALKSKNLIKNLKNPSLHKIVCLQEHQFLEDYVLQFKVEAPELYEIYISNSGKHSSDEKFCFGKIDTLRAMKLDMQALRNGTCGIYQLKVADRHKDLKIILTVSLHPNRSNS; encoded by the exons ATGCCTGGCCTTTGTTACAGTCTCCTCTTCTTCAAAACCGACTGCAAAAGCCTCCTCTCCTTCCCCCATTTCCTGCATTTTCTTCGATTATCCACTGCTTCGATCGAAAAACCACCTCCAAACACCAATTTCATCGTTGATTACCTCATAAACTCACTTGGGTTCTCAGCAGAAAAAGCAATCCTCGTATCGAAACGCCTCGCCCACATAAAATCCCCCAAAAAACCCGACTCTGTTGTCAACTTATTCCGAAACTGCGGTTTCAGCGATACCCACATCAAGAGTCTCGTTTCTTTACTGCCCACGTTGCTTTCCGCCCATGTCGAGAAAACCCTTCTTCCGAAAATCAGAATTCTGCAAGAAATAGGTCTAACAGGGCCTACCCTGGCGGAAGTTTTAGTTGTGAATCCAACGCTTCTGACCGTAAGCGCTGAAAACACGCTTTTGCCTTCACTTAATTTCCTTCGAACTCTCATCGGGAATGACGGAGACGTCGCAACAGTCCTCAAGAGATCCAGATGGCTCTTTAACGCGGGCGATGTCCAGAAACAAATGCAGCCCAACATCTCGACTCTACAGAAATACGGTGTGGCtgacgaaagaatcaagaagctCGTCGTACAAAGCCCTAGATACCTCTTGCGGAAGCCCATTTGGCTTGAACACATCGCAGACCGAGTTGAACTCGAATTCGGGATCCCTCGTGGTTCAGGGATGTTTGCTTATGGAGTTGATGTGCTGTGCTCTCTCAGTAAGACAACATTGGAGAAGAAGTTCCAGATCTTTGCGAGCTTTGGATGGTTAGAATCCGATACAAAGACTGCCTTCCGGAACCTTCCTTACTTTTTGGCATTGTCAGAGGGGAAGATCCGGCGTGGGTTGAATTTCTGGATGAAGGAGCTTAAGTACGAGCCTTCTTTCATTGCTCGCTGTCCAAAGCTTCTGATGTTCAATTTGGAGACCCGGATTGTTCCGCGGCATTTGGTTTTTGAGGCACTGAAGTCGAAGAACTTGATCAAGAATCTGAAAAATCCGAGTCTACATAAAATCGTTTGCTTGCAGGAGCATCAGTTTTTGGAGGATTATGTGCTTCAGTTTAAGGTGGAGGCTCCAGAGCTCTATGAAATTTACATTTCTA ATTCTGGTAAACATAGTTCTGATGAAAA ATTCTGTTTTGGGAAGATTGATACACTGCGTGCTATGAAGCTTGATATGCAGGCGCTCAGAAATGGTACTTGTGGCATATATCAACTCAAA GTTGCTGACCGTCACAAGGACCTGAAGATCATCCTTACAGTCTCCTTGCATCCgaatcg GTCTAATTCATGA